The Colletotrichum higginsianum IMI 349063 chromosome 2, whole genome shotgun sequence genome has a segment encoding these proteins:
- a CDS encoding mRNA capping enzyme produces MEGIQGPPPEGPIASIAEPGIKADGQLLFDLRREVASLLHRNQTSFPGAQPVSFARKHLEELRNKDYYVCEKSDGIRYLLYLTEDEGREIHYLIDRKNDYWFIKNTSFHFPRKDDLTKFHTRTLIDGELVMDDTGKGQKEPRFLVFDCLVLDGQDLMSRTLDKRLAYFNENIYKPYRDLFKQYPEERDFQPFLVEMKAMQLSYGIEMMFREILPKLRHGNDGLIFTCVSSDYKHGTDPHILKWKPPEENTVDCRLRLHFPTVQPGDGDDDVDGPYVDYESVPRSELWSFMGDGRYQYFADVHITEEEWEILKGLGDPLQERIVECHKDDLDRWRIIRFRDDKSEANHISTIKSVMESIEDRVTEKDLAEAAKSIKDNWKTRNAKR; encoded by the exons ATGGAAGGCATACAGGGTCCCCCGCCCGAGGGCCCGATTGCCTCGATTGCAGAACCGGGCATCAAGGCCGACGGCCAGCTGCTGTTCGACCTGCGCCGCGAGGTCGCCTCTTTGTTGCACCGCAACCAGACCAGCTTCCCAGGTGCGCAACCCGTCAGCTTTGCGCGCAAAcacctcgaggagctgcggaACAAAGA CTACTATGTTTGTGAAAAGTCTGACGGCATCCGGTACCTCTTATACCTTaccgaggacgaggggcgGGAGATCCACTACCTCATTGACCGCAAGAACGACTACTGGTTCATTAAGAACACCAGCTTCCACTTCCCGCGCAAGGACGACTTGACAAAGTTCCATACGCGCACGctcatcgacggcgagctggtcATGGACGACACGGGAAAAGGCCAAAAGGAGCCGCGTTTTCTTGTCTTCGATTGCCTCGTGCTCGACGGCCAGGATCTTATGTCTCGCACGCTCGACAAGCGGCTTGCCTACTTCAACGAGAACATCTACAAGCCTTACCGCGACTTGTTTAAGCAGTACCCGGAAGAGCGCGACTTCCAGCCGTTCCTGGTGGAGATGAAGGCCATGCAGCTGAGCTACGGCATCGAGATGATGTTCCGCGAGATCCTGCCCAAGCTGCGACACGGCAACGACGGGCTCATCTTCACATGTGTTAGCAGCGATTACAAGCACGGCACCGACCCGCACATCCTCAAGTGGAAGCCTCCCGAAGAGAACACGGTTGATTGCCGGCTGCGACTGCACTTCCCTACCGTGCAGccaggcgacggcgacgacgacgtcgacggtcCCTATGTCGACTACGAGTCCGTCCCACGCTCCGAGCTGTGGAGCTTCATGGGCGACGGGCGATATCAGTATTTCGCCGACGTTCATATCACCGAGGAGGAATGGGAGATTCTCAAGGGGCTGGGCGACCCGCTCCAGGAGCGCATCGTCGAGTGTCACAAAGATGACCTGGATCGGTGGCGCATCATCCGCTTCCGCGACGATAAGTCCGAGGCTAATCACATTTCGACGATCAAGAGCGTCATGGAGAGCATCGAGGACCGTGTCACGGAGAaggacctcgccgaggcggccaagagCATCAAGGACAACTGGAAGACGCGCAACGCTAAACGGTGA
- a CDS encoding Sorting nexin-41: MWNDEDNNPYAEGFDRRDSLTSSSANPASPTTREYQRFDIPQTPSTTSDEAPQNRPHDDSEVESSDNEPIARDRGDIVPLPKPGGYESRVEQILWENPSVTILITDAGKSAESGGKYIVYTIRTGNLEVRRRYSEFASLREALTRLHPTLIIPPIPEKHTMADYAASPTNAKQDQQIIDLRKRMLAVFLNRCRRMDEVRSDGVWWRFLDPNASWSEVLHSHPVASIPKSVLKAPPLDPANPTPAHNFLPVPATSAKLKTTGGPGVDPGAISGTGPHVFGRFPPDSHTLSEQELDPYFITYEASIKELEQLLSGSMEKVNRRTLSHLSALAADLCELGSKFNAFALSEQAPSLGPALERVGQAADSSYIATEELSGSLGASFAEPMRENAQFAGVVRSVLKYRVLKRVQQEQTSDELSKKIALLDQLERSEAEAKRIEQYLSSSQQIAPAPKRSTSLREANSSHHQREGSAEDTASIDSDFPPTHGEPVPTASQGVPQRSNSTPGHKKAASSNSITNKIFGPIRHAIQGVADVDPERTRRDMIGKTRESIEQLEQAKVVSEHDVKEASASILKDLKRFQSEKEEDLRRYMLAYAKSQIEWAKKNKETWEDAKAEVSKIDES; encoded by the exons ATGTGGAACGATGAGGACAACAACCCTTATGCCGAGGGCTTCGACCGGAGAGACAGCTTGACTTCCTCTTCAGCCAACCCGGCTTCTCCTACCACTCGTGAGT ACCAGCGATTCGACATCCCGCAGACCCCGTCGACCACGAGCGACGAGGCACCCCAGAACCGCCCCCACGACGATAGCGAGGTTGAGAGCAGTGACAATGAGCCGATCGCTAGAGACAGAGGCGATATTGTCCCGCTCCCGAAGCCCGGTGGATACGAGAGTCGAGTCGAGCAGATCCTCTGGGAGAACCCATCGGTCACTATCCTCATTACGGATGCGGGAAAGAGTGCGGAGAGCGGAGGAAAATATATCGTCTATACCATCCGGACAGGG AACCTCGAAGTCCGCCGGCGCTATTCCGAGTTCGCTTCTCTTCGCGAAGCGTTGACACGACTTCATCCTACGCTGATCATACCGCCTATTCCCGAGAAGCACACCATGGCCGACTACGCTGCTAGCCCGACGAACGCGAAGCAAGACCAGCAGATTATTGACCTGCGCAAGCGCATGCTCGCTGTCTTCCTCAACCGATGCCGACGAATGGACGAGGTCCGAAGCGATGGTGTCTGGTGGAGATTTCTTGACCCTAATGCCAGCTGG AGTGAGGTATTGCATTCCCATCCGGTGGCCTCGATACCCAAATCCGTTCTGAAGGCACCCCCCCTGGATCCCGCAAACCCTACGCCTGCTCACAATTTCCTTCCCGTACCAGCGACCTCAGCTAAGCTGAAGACGACGGGCGGCCCTGGTGTCGACCCTGGAGCAATCTCCGGTACAGGTCCCCACGTCTTCGGCCGTTTCCCCCCGGACAGCCACACCCTGAGTGAGCAGGAGCTTGACCCGTACTTCATTACGTATGAGGCTTCGATTAAGGAGCTGGAGCAGCTGCTGTCTGGTTCTATGGAGAAGGTCAACCGCCGGACTTTGAGCCACCTATCCGCCCTTGCTGCGGATCTTTGTGAGCTGGGCTCCAAGTTCAATGCGTTTGCGCTTTCCGAACAAGCACCTTCACTTGGACCAGCCCTGGAGAGGGTTGGCCAAGCGGCGGACTCCTCTTACATCGCAACGGAGGAGCTCTCCGGCTCACTTGGCGCCAGTTTTGCGGAACCAATGCGCGAGAATGCGCAGTTCGCAGGCGTGGTTCGCAGCGTGCTGAAGTACAGGGTGCTGAAGCGGGTGCAGCAGGAGCAGACGAGCGACGAGCTCAGCAAGAAGATTGCATTGCTCGACCAGCTGGAGCGAAGCGAAGCGGAGGCCAAACGCATAGAGCAGTACCtgagcagcagccagcagaTCGCGCCAGCGCCGAAGCGATCAACCAGTCTTAGGGAGGCCAACTCTTCACACCACCAGCGGGAGGGCAGCGCCGAGGACACGGCGTCTATCGACTCAGACTTTCCGCCCACCCACGGCGAGCCGGTGCCCACCGCAAGTCAAGGGGTTCCCCAGCGAAGCAACTCAACGCCTGGCCATAAGAAGGCCGCAAGCAGCAATTCGATTACGAACAAAAtctttggtccgatccgtcATGCCATTCAAGGTGTAGCTGACGTCGACCCCGAGAGAACCCGTCGTGACATGATTGGGAAAACACGCGAGAGCATTGAGCAGCTGGAGCAGGCAAAGGTCGTGTCCGAGCACgacgtcaaggaggccaGCGCCAGTATCCTGAAGGACTTGAAGCGATTCCAGTcagagaaggaagaggacTTGCGTCGATACATG TTGGCCTACGCCAAAAGCCAGATCGAATGGGcaaagaagaacaaggagaCCTGGGAGGATGCCAAAGCTGAAGTCAGCAAGATTGATGAGAGCTAG
- a CDS encoding Arylacetamide deacetylase: MILGPVSLLDCLAFVIFLVPQLLIHVGFFRTLAVAVKSLPFLIFELPTSLFHERYLLQYNQRSPFVQQATFFEDVVIRCVRYAFANLPPNIGRVFLSKYVSRPFLRFRMLRHGYLSSPAHWSEYKQHGEHGFQGVWITKNASKPPDIVIYYAHGGGFSMGSAYFYLEFLLSWHSLLVESGYQNPAIFALEYTLVPDKMYPTQVYETLRGYKHVLDRAGDPRKVVVAGDSAGGTLILTLLLELGHMNEARAFREKGDDSAASEGESQEQLRKASESPLPGLCVLISPWTKLISNRHENSASDFLDRVTLWKYALQYAGTSHAYDKSASPGQCVDHRVWAEASPPCGFFVTYGSEEVFAPDIKDIIKVLVKSAEVESCVEEGGIHAWPVVDLFLSGNTNKRLKGLRTLTSAIGKHIQ, from the exons ATGATCCTTGGACCGGTGTCGCTGCTCGACTGCCTGGCCTTTGTAATCTTTCTCGTGCCGCAGCTTCTCATCCATGTCGGCTTCTTCCGGACATTGGCTGTCGCCGTCAAGTCGTTGCCATTTCTGATCTTCGAGTTACCGACATCCTTGTTTCACGAGCGCTATCTCCTCCAGTACAACCAGCGTTCGCCTTTCGTACAGCAAGCGACCTTcttcgaggacgtcgtcatACGATGCGTGCGGTACGCCTTTGCAAACCTTCCTCCTAACATCGGCCGCGTCTTTCTCTCCAAGTACGTCTCGCGGCCGTTTTTGAGGTTTCGCATGCTGCGGCACGGTTACCTGAGCTCACCCGCCCACTGGAGCGAGTACAAGCAACAT GGTGAACATGGCTTTCAAGGAGTCTGGATCACTAAGAATGCATCGAAACCCCCCGATATCGTCATCTACTACGCGCATGGAGGCGGATTTTCGATGGGCTCCGCGTACTTTTACCTCGAGTTTCTCCTATCGTGGCACTCGCTGCTTGTCGAGTCAGGCTATCAGAACCCCGCCATATTCGCCCTCGAGTACACGCTGGTTCCCGACAAAATGTACCCGACGCAGGTATACGAGACGTTGAGGGGATATAAGCACGTACTGGACAGGGCCGGCGATCCTCGAAAAGTGGTTGTGGCAGGGGACTCGGCGGGAGGGACCCTGATTTTGACGCTGTTGCTGGAACTAGGTCACATGAACGAGGCCAGGGCTTTCAGAGAAAAGGGCGACGATTCCGCCGCATCTGAAGGCGAGAGCCAGGAGCAACTGCGCAAGGCGTCCGAATCGCCGCTCCCTGGGCTTTGCGTGTTGATCTCGCCGTGGACCAAGTTGATATCCAACCGACACGAGAATTCGGCCAGTGATTTCCTGGACCGCGTCACGCTGTGGAAGTACGCGTTGCAGTACGCCGGTACCTCGCATGCCTACGATAAATCGGCCTCGCCCGGGCAGTGCGTCGATCATCGGGTATGGGCGGAAGCTAGTCCGCCATGTGGCTTCTTCGTCACGTATGGATCGGAGGAAGTTTTCGCCCCcgacatcaaagacatcatCAAAGTGTTGGTAAAAAGTGCCGAAGTAGAAAGCTGCGTTGAGGAGGGCGGGATCCACGCTTGGCCCGTAGTCGATTTGTTCTTGTCAGGCAACACGAACAAGAGGCTGAAGGGTCTGCGGACACTCACGTCAGCAATCGGTAAACACATTCAATAG